The following proteins come from a genomic window of Edaphobacter sp. 4G125:
- a CDS encoding M28 family metallopeptidase, protein MRTIRIAILPLLALSSAVFAQTIPPAVKSAEASVNAEKIRAHVKFLSDDLLEGRAPGTRGGEIAAQYIATQFALYGLKPGGDNGTYLQQVNFVGTKTLGDKTHFSLVPKRPEGGMGIMLYSYDLKFGDDYTVNNRTLTPSVDINAPIVFVGYGVVAPEFGWNDYAGVDVKGKVVLCIVGDPPSDDPKFFGGKALTYYGRWTYKFEEAARQGAVGALIIHRTDLASYGWDVVKNSNTGEKTYLRDNKDPQLAAASWIQLDVARQLFKAANLDLDTEMTAAGKRGFKAAELPVRLEAHIESTVRNFQSPNVIGILPGANVAEHKPDQAVLYTAHYDHLGMVPGKEGDNIYNGAADNATGCGMLLEMARAWASSGIHPPHSMIFAAVAAEEQGLLGSEYLGQHPPVPAGQIALDINYDMILPLGIPRQVSVNGAQRTTFNSAVEATAKRFDLAIVPDAHPEAGTYYRSDHFSLSRVGIPAFSIDQGELFEGHDLAWGEAKSKDFVDHDYHNFSDNYHPEWDFAGNAKLVRFGMELGWQAVSAPKPIEWLKGDEFEAARKASEK, encoded by the coding sequence GTGAGAACTATTCGTATTGCCATACTTCCGCTTCTGGCGCTTTCCAGCGCCGTCTTCGCGCAAACCATTCCTCCGGCAGTGAAGTCTGCCGAAGCCAGCGTCAACGCAGAGAAGATTCGAGCACACGTCAAGTTTCTTTCTGATGACTTGCTGGAAGGGCGCGCTCCCGGTACTCGCGGTGGTGAGATCGCCGCACAGTACATCGCTACGCAGTTTGCGCTCTATGGCCTGAAGCCCGGTGGCGATAACGGAACCTACCTTCAGCAGGTCAACTTTGTCGGAACCAAGACACTCGGAGACAAGACGCATTTCTCCCTGGTGCCGAAGCGGCCCGAAGGCGGCATGGGGATTATGCTTTATTCCTACGACCTGAAGTTCGGTGACGATTACACAGTCAACAATCGCACGCTGACGCCTTCGGTTGATATCAACGCACCCATTGTTTTCGTTGGCTACGGTGTTGTAGCGCCTGAGTTCGGGTGGAACGACTATGCGGGGGTAGACGTGAAAGGCAAGGTCGTCCTCTGCATCGTGGGCGATCCGCCCTCGGACGACCCGAAATTCTTTGGCGGTAAGGCGCTGACTTACTACGGCCGGTGGACTTACAAATTTGAGGAAGCTGCCCGCCAGGGAGCAGTAGGCGCGCTCATCATTCATCGCACCGATCTCGCCAGCTACGGATGGGACGTTGTGAAGAACTCGAACACCGGCGAGAAGACTTATCTGCGCGACAACAAAGACCCACAGCTTGCAGCCGCCAGCTGGATTCAGCTTGATGTGGCCCGGCAGCTCTTCAAGGCTGCGAACCTCGATCTCGATACCGAGATGACTGCCGCAGGCAAGCGAGGCTTCAAAGCAGCGGAACTCCCGGTGCGACTCGAAGCTCATATTGAAAGCACGGTGCGCAACTTCCAGTCGCCGAATGTGATTGGTATTCTGCCGGGTGCAAACGTCGCAGAACACAAGCCTGATCAAGCAGTTCTGTACACGGCCCATTACGATCATCTGGGTATGGTGCCGGGCAAAGAGGGCGACAACATCTACAACGGAGCCGCCGACAATGCTACAGGCTGCGGCATGTTATTGGAGATGGCTCGGGCCTGGGCTTCCTCCGGTATTCATCCTCCACATTCGATGATCTTTGCAGCGGTTGCTGCAGAGGAGCAGGGGCTGCTCGGCTCGGAATACCTTGGCCAGCATCCTCCTGTGCCGGCAGGCCAGATCGCGCTCGACATCAACTACGACATGATTCTGCCGCTCGGAATACCGCGACAGGTAAGTGTGAACGGAGCACAACGCACTACCTTCAATTCTGCTGTGGAAGCCACGGCGAAGCGCTTTGATCTTGCGATTGTTCCGGACGCGCATCCAGAGGCAGGTACCTACTATCGCTCCGATCATTTCTCGCTCTCTCGCGTGGGAATCCCAGCCTTCTCAATCGATCAGGGAGAGTTATTCGAGGGACACGATTTGGCTTGGGGAGAAGCGAAGAGCAAAGACTTTGTGGATCACGACTATCACAATTTCTCCGACAACTATCACCCGGAGTGGGACTTTGCTGGGAACGCGAAGCTCGTTCGCTTCGGTATGGAACTAGGTTGGCAAGCTGTGTCTGCACCGAAGCCGATCGAATGGCTCAAGGGAGATGAGTTCGAGGCAGCGCGAAAAGCATCGGAGAAGTAG
- a CDS encoding A/G-specific adenine glycosylase, whose protein sequence is MQGRKHPQPNVEQNMTAGAIPIERLEPSAFRRLLMNWYREHARELPWRGVSDPYHTWVSEVMLQQTRVAAVIEHYQAFLQRFPTIFSLALASEEEVLAAWSGLGYYRRARMLHHAAKFIVQEHAGALPKNSVELRKLPGIGEYTCAAIASIAFGESIPVIDGNVERVLLRLLGLNNDGTAATRNTLQKQAAELVPRRRVDEWSNAAGDHNQAMMELGATLCVPRAPLCSNCPVFSMCKTRGEHITLPSAAQVSRPAAYLLLLRKRGPVTEVQLERRAEDATLMAGMYELPPLPVDAVQDREPVLRLRHSITNTNYYVQVYTPQGRNDRALRKAIPAANADLHWVRTGRLSSLPLTGLARKTLQRLDIMEVRSIQLPEDEKKPDPPRKKAKLKPSSRSRGVRR, encoded by the coding sequence ATGCAAGGTCGAAAGCACCCCCAGCCAAACGTTGAGCAGAATATGACTGCCGGTGCCATTCCTATCGAGCGACTTGAGCCATCCGCCTTCCGTCGCTTGCTGATGAACTGGTATCGCGAACACGCCCGCGAGCTTCCCTGGCGCGGCGTATCGGACCCGTACCATACGTGGGTCTCCGAAGTGATGTTGCAACAGACGCGCGTCGCGGCCGTGATTGAGCACTATCAGGCCTTCCTGCAACGATTCCCTACCATCTTTTCGCTCGCGTTGGCCTCCGAAGAGGAGGTTCTCGCGGCGTGGTCTGGATTGGGATACTATCGTCGCGCCCGCATGCTCCATCATGCCGCGAAGTTTATCGTCCAGGAACATGCAGGCGCTTTGCCCAAGAACTCGGTCGAACTGCGAAAGTTGCCGGGAATCGGCGAGTACACCTGCGCGGCGATCGCCAGCATCGCCTTCGGCGAGAGCATCCCGGTCATCGACGGCAATGTCGAACGCGTCCTGCTTCGCCTGCTAGGGCTCAACAATGACGGAACCGCCGCAACGCGAAACACATTGCAGAAGCAGGCTGCTGAGTTGGTTCCGCGACGCCGCGTTGACGAGTGGTCCAATGCTGCCGGCGATCACAACCAGGCGATGATGGAGTTGGGAGCCACTCTCTGTGTTCCTCGCGCCCCGCTTTGTTCTAACTGTCCTGTCTTCTCCATGTGCAAAACCCGAGGAGAACACATCACCTTACCAAGCGCGGCACAGGTGAGCCGCCCAGCCGCCTATCTGTTGCTGCTGAGGAAGCGCGGCCCGGTCACGGAGGTGCAACTTGAGAGGCGCGCCGAGGACGCTACATTGATGGCGGGGATGTATGAACTGCCGCCACTCCCTGTCGACGCCGTTCAGGACCGTGAGCCGGTCCTTCGTCTTCGCCACTCCATTACAAACACGAACTACTATGTTCAGGTTTATACACCGCAGGGTCGCAATGATCGTGCTCTGCGAAAGGCGATTCCTGCGGCCAACGCTGATCTTCATTGGGTACGCACCGGTCGGCTGAGCTCGCTTCCGTTGACAGGGCTGGCCCGAAAAACCCTTCAACGGCTCGACATCATGGAGGTCCGTTCGATCCAACTGCCCGAGGACGAGAAGAAGCCTGATCCGCCACGCAAAAAAGCTAAACTGAAGCCATCGTCCCGTTCTCGAGGAGTCCGCAGGTGA
- a CDS encoding MGH1-like glycoside hydrolase domain-containing protein, which translates to MASAPFSSPKVTRRHLLRLSAAVAGAKVAEPFVHAMQAEPMPSPSNTEVQWQETWKAALTCLSGNVRMVPRYDRPVLFEGAVYPGIWQECGPHEGLVYGTLSKYVSESDPAKVPLAVARNNHMAFFALQREDGQLPASVKTSETGYGQIQMVVPIAATAWELVQLTNDDELLVTAYKACSQWDAWLRRYRNTRGTGLVEGFCTYDTGHDNSPRWKGVPNRCPDADAKKFPTGVGVPRLCPDLSATVYGGRVALAAMARTLGKHDEAARWESDAEELRLLILSKLYDEKDAAFYDLDIDNKFVRVRSDVISRVLGEHVLKLSEARDRAIFDAVWTKQIHNPKAFWAPYPLTSVAMDDPAFVKPIPRNSWGGATQALTALRTPRWMEHYGKGAEMKQMMQKWCEAIMRHIEFRQQMDPWTGDFTQIDPSGYSPAALVFLEFARRLGKAPKA; encoded by the coding sequence ATGGCATCGGCTCCTTTTTCATCACCGAAGGTAACCAGGCGACATCTTCTGAGGCTCTCAGCCGCAGTAGCTGGAGCGAAGGTTGCAGAGCCTTTTGTACATGCGATGCAGGCAGAACCGATGCCCTCACCTTCGAACACAGAGGTTCAATGGCAGGAGACGTGGAAGGCGGCCCTGACCTGCCTCTCCGGCAATGTGCGTATGGTTCCGCGATATGACCGCCCTGTTTTGTTTGAAGGCGCCGTATACCCAGGCATCTGGCAGGAGTGCGGACCCCACGAGGGATTAGTCTACGGAACATTGTCAAAATATGTCAGCGAAAGCGATCCCGCAAAAGTTCCTCTTGCCGTAGCCAGAAACAACCACATGGCCTTCTTTGCTCTGCAGCGTGAAGACGGCCAGCTTCCTGCTTCGGTCAAAACCTCCGAGACGGGATATGGGCAAATCCAGATGGTGGTTCCTATTGCAGCGACCGCGTGGGAGCTTGTACAGCTTACGAACGACGATGAGCTGCTGGTGACCGCCTACAAAGCATGCAGTCAATGGGATGCGTGGTTACGTCGCTATCGCAATACACGAGGCACAGGCCTGGTAGAGGGCTTCTGCACCTACGACACAGGACACGACAACAGTCCGCGCTGGAAGGGCGTTCCCAATCGCTGTCCGGATGCCGATGCAAAGAAGTTTCCCACGGGGGTAGGAGTTCCCAGGCTATGCCCCGATCTTTCGGCAACCGTATACGGCGGTCGCGTTGCACTGGCAGCGATGGCCAGGACTCTGGGAAAGCACGATGAAGCAGCCCGGTGGGAGTCTGATGCGGAAGAGTTGCGCCTGCTGATTCTGTCGAAGCTCTACGATGAGAAGGACGCAGCCTTCTACGATCTGGATATCGATAACAAGTTCGTGCGCGTGCGATCGGATGTAATCAGCCGCGTGCTGGGCGAGCATGTGCTGAAGCTGAGCGAAGCGCGCGACCGCGCCATCTTCGACGCAGTGTGGACGAAGCAGATCCACAACCCGAAGGCCTTCTGGGCTCCTTACCCGCTGACGTCGGTGGCCATGGATGATCCCGCCTTTGTGAAGCCGATCCCCCGAAATAGTTGGGGCGGTGCGACCCAGGCTCTGACGGCTCTGCGAACGCCGCGTTGGATGGAGCACTACGGCAAAGGCGCTGAGATGAAACAGATGATGCAGAAGTGGTGCGAGGCCATCATGCGCCATATTGAGTTTCGCCAGCAGATGGATCCGTGGACAGGAGACTTTACGCAAATCGATCCTAGCGGATACTCTCCTGCAGCCTTGGTATTTCTGGAGTTTGCCCGCAGATTAGGGAAAGCGCCAAAGGCTTAA
- a CDS encoding pyridoxal phosphate-dependent aminotransferase, with the protein MVQAEVAKGRGLGLSELAPRVAQSEIRAMSVESDRVGGVNLAQGVCDTEVPQVVTEGAIAAIRDGHNIYTRLDGIQRLRRAIAGKVESTLGLVADPEREILVASGATGAFHAVAMALFNPGDEVLLFEPFYGYHVGTLRSLRVTPVAVELEGAEWKLDLDRVRAAITPKTRAVVVNTPSNPAGKVFTREELEGLAEIAREHDLFVLTDEIYEHFLYGDAKHISPATLHGMRERTIVMSGFSKTFSVTGWRIGYVIADAKWLPAIAYFHDLLYVCAPAPFQHGVAAGIEQLGPTFYARLALDHEAKREMLVSALRDAGLSPHVPDGAYYILASTKGLESVLSGETAAQRARSLLAKTGVAAVAGSAFFRAGKGEDLLRFCFAKKDEDLAEACKRLRSLR; encoded by the coding sequence ATGGTACAGGCTGAGGTCGCTAAGGGACGTGGGTTGGGATTGAGTGAACTGGCTCCGCGGGTGGCGCAGTCGGAGATTCGCGCCATGTCGGTGGAGAGCGACCGCGTGGGAGGCGTGAATCTGGCCCAGGGAGTCTGTGACACCGAGGTTCCGCAGGTTGTAACCGAAGGAGCGATCGCCGCCATTCGTGACGGCCACAATATCTATACCCGTCTTGACGGTATTCAGCGACTACGGCGTGCGATTGCAGGTAAGGTTGAGAGCACGCTGGGGCTGGTGGCCGATCCGGAGCGAGAGATCCTGGTGGCCAGCGGAGCAACGGGGGCGTTCCATGCAGTAGCTATGGCCTTGTTCAATCCCGGCGACGAGGTGTTGCTCTTCGAGCCGTTCTATGGGTATCACGTTGGGACGTTGCGTTCGCTACGTGTGACTCCGGTCGCAGTGGAATTGGAGGGGGCGGAGTGGAAGCTCGATCTGGACAGAGTGCGCGCTGCAATCACTCCAAAGACGCGGGCAGTCGTGGTGAATACTCCCTCAAATCCCGCAGGCAAGGTCTTCACACGCGAAGAGCTGGAAGGGCTAGCCGAGATCGCACGTGAGCATGACCTCTTTGTGCTGACGGACGAGATCTATGAGCACTTTCTGTATGGCGACGCGAAGCATATCAGTCCGGCAACGCTTCACGGTATGCGCGAACGGACGATCGTAATGTCGGGCTTCTCGAAGACATTCTCGGTTACAGGATGGCGTATCGGCTACGTGATCGCTGATGCCAAATGGCTTCCTGCAATCGCCTACTTCCATGATCTGCTCTATGTCTGTGCTCCCGCGCCGTTCCAACATGGCGTAGCAGCGGGAATCGAACAACTAGGACCGACTTTTTATGCACGCCTGGCATTGGATCATGAGGCCAAGCGCGAGATGCTGGTCAGTGCTTTGCGTGATGCTGGTTTGTCTCCGCACGTGCCCGATGGTGCGTACTACATCCTGGCTTCAACGAAAGGACTGGAGAGCGTACTTAGCGGAGAGACAGCCGCGCAACGTGCGCGATCGCTGTTGGCAAAGACTGGCGTTGCTGCGGTAGCTGGTTCGGCCTTCTTCCGCGCAGGCAAGGGCGAAGATCTGTTGCGGTTTTGCTTTGCCAAAAAAGACGAGGATCTTGCAGAAGCTTGCAAGCGTCTTCGCAGTCTGCGGTAA
- a CDS encoding WD40/YVTN/BNR-like repeat-containing protein, producing the protein MRSIFFIAVLALSASANAQFQIQDSHTTASLRGIHSLGDGVAWASGTEGTILRTIDDGATWQHCSIPSGAEKLDFRGVQAFDPDTAIAMSSGKGDLSRLYKTTDGCKTWKLVFTNPDKDGFWDSIDLSSNGAYWSKDSRYVAGVVLGDPVNGFFSIFATQDGGETWHRRVISKTRTKDFDCKTDPFPSQENESAFAASNQSLLYYNYYSFLFVTGGSHARLGYLDHFDLDFSFCHDYAKFIELPLAQGSDAAGAFAVATKQFPISSPFQLMIVGGNYKRPDDPNGTAVFLSYRDGFKLPLTPDFDVVKPQTPPHGYRSSVAYDASTKTWITVGPNGTDISRDDGKNWQALKPSPTDAPDADKNWNALSLPFVVGPKGRIGKLRPDALKPTK; encoded by the coding sequence ATGCGCTCTATATTTTTCATTGCGGTTCTTGCTCTCTCTGCCTCCGCAAACGCACAGTTCCAGATCCAGGACTCCCACACCACCGCAAGCCTGCGCGGTATTCATAGCCTTGGAGATGGAGTCGCATGGGCTAGCGGGACCGAAGGCACGATCCTTCGCACCATCGACGATGGCGCCACCTGGCAGCATTGCTCCATTCCATCCGGAGCCGAAAAACTCGACTTCCGCGGCGTTCAAGCTTTTGACCCGGACACCGCCATCGCCATGTCTTCGGGTAAAGGCGACCTCTCGCGGCTCTATAAGACGACGGATGGCTGTAAGACATGGAAGCTCGTCTTCACCAACCCGGATAAAGATGGCTTTTGGGATAGCATCGATCTTTCTAGCAATGGAGCGTATTGGTCAAAGGATTCTCGTTATGTTGCAGGCGTTGTTTTAGGCGATCCGGTAAATGGTTTTTTTTCTATCTTTGCGACTCAGGACGGCGGCGAGACATGGCATCGAAGGGTCATCTCTAAGACGCGAACGAAGGACTTCGATTGCAAGACTGATCCATTTCCCTCCCAAGAAAATGAGAGCGCATTTGCTGCCAGCAATCAGTCTCTCCTGTATTACAACTACTATTCATTCTTATTCGTAACTGGAGGCTCTCATGCACGCTTAGGATATCTGGATCATTTCGATCTCGACTTTTCTTTCTGCCACGACTATGCAAAGTTCATTGAGCTTCCACTTGCACAAGGAAGCGACGCGGCTGGTGCATTCGCTGTAGCAACCAAACAGTTTCCAATTAGCTCACCTTTTCAACTGATGATTGTTGGTGGAAACTACAAACGTCCCGATGACCCTAACGGCACGGCAGTTTTCCTTTCTTATCGTGACGGATTTAAACTTCCGCTTACTCCCGACTTCGACGTAGTGAAACCTCAAACCCCACCCCACGGTTATCGAAGCTCCGTCGCCTATGACGCCTCCACAAAAACATGGATCACCGTAGGCCCCAACGGTACCGACATCTCCCGCGACGACGGCAAAAACTGGCAAGCCCTCAAACCCAGCCCCACGGATGCCCCAGACGCTGACAAGAACTGGAATGCGCTCTCACTTCCCTTCGTCGTCGGGCCCAAGGGTCGCATCGGAAAACTGCGCCCGGATGCGCTCAAGCCTACGAAGTAG
- the dnaB gene encoding replicative DNA helicase: MAAIPHLVGDQQERPASVHAEMTILGAMLVEPLAITDATMLLTAEDFALDSHRRIFAAMLRLSEAGHAVDIVTVAEELKKQKELDSIGGVPYLASLSEGLPRKLSVESYVRIVRDKSLMRQLMTVCDMGMVDAADQSQEAIDVLNNVSTRLMEISDHAVTGGFSDVGEIVKSSFGSIDALYEQGREVTGLATHYIEFDRMTSGLQDSELIIIAARPSMGKTAWAINIAQNSAVRDGKVVAVFSLEMSKESLLRRMLASEAMVNSRKIQTGFLGKEDKGKLISALERLIESKMFIDDTPGITLAEMRAKARRLRQQEGRLDLIMIDYLQLMTASGGPGKKGFENRNQEVAAVSRGLKALAKEMKVPVIALSQLSRASEQRGGDKKPMLSDLRESGSIEQDADVVCFIHRDSYYNKDENGDEDPESKGKAEIIIAKQRNGPTGSVQLAYLSDYTRFENLSTGDYSGY, translated from the coding sequence ATGGCAGCAATTCCCCATCTAGTCGGCGATCAGCAGGAACGTCCGGCGTCTGTTCACGCTGAGATGACCATTCTCGGTGCAATGCTGGTCGAGCCCCTGGCGATCACCGACGCCACGATGCTGCTTACTGCCGAAGACTTCGCGCTCGATTCGCACCGGCGCATCTTTGCAGCGATGCTACGGCTCTCTGAGGCGGGCCATGCGGTCGATATCGTCACGGTTGCTGAGGAGCTCAAGAAACAGAAGGAGCTGGATTCCATTGGTGGAGTCCCGTATCTCGCTTCGTTGAGCGAGGGGCTTCCGCGCAAACTGAGCGTCGAGAGCTACGTTCGCATTGTGCGCGACAAGAGCCTGATGCGACAGCTGATGACCGTTTGCGATATGGGCATGGTTGATGCTGCCGATCAGAGCCAGGAGGCGATCGACGTCCTCAACAACGTCAGCACGCGTCTGATGGAGATCTCCGATCACGCCGTTACGGGCGGTTTCTCCGATGTCGGCGAGATTGTAAAGTCTTCCTTCGGTTCTATCGATGCGCTTTATGAACAGGGCCGCGAAGTCACGGGTCTGGCCACGCATTACATCGAGTTCGACCGCATGACCAGCGGTTTGCAGGACTCCGAGTTGATCATCATTGCGGCGCGTCCCTCGATGGGAAAGACTGCCTGGGCGATCAATATCGCGCAGAACTCTGCGGTAAGAGACGGCAAGGTTGTTGCTGTCTTCTCGCTCGAAATGTCGAAGGAGAGTCTGTTGCGTCGTATGCTCGCCAGCGAAGCGATGGTCAACTCGCGCAAGATTCAGACGGGCTTTCTGGGCAAGGAAGATAAAGGCAAACTGATCTCTGCGCTTGAACGTCTGATCGAATCAAAAATGTTTATCGACGATACTCCCGGTATCACGCTGGCAGAGATGCGAGCCAAGGCTCGTCGCCTTCGGCAGCAGGAAGGCCGGCTCGATCTGATCATGATCGACTACCTGCAGCTGATGACCGCTTCCGGCGGGCCGGGCAAGAAGGGCTTCGAGAACCGTAACCAGGAGGTTGCGGCGGTCTCGCGCGGTTTGAAGGCGCTGGCCAAGGAGATGAAGGTTCCGGTGATCGCGCTCTCGCAGCTTTCGCGTGCGAGCGAACAACGTGGCGGCGATAAGAAGCCCATGCTCTCGGACCTTCGTGAATCGGGTTCGATCGAGCAGGATGCCGACGTTGTCTGCTTCATCCATCGCGACAGCTACTACAACAAGGATGAGAACGGTGACGAAGATCCGGAGTCGAAGGGCAAGGCCGAGATCATCATCGCCAAGCAGCGTAATGGTCCGACGGGCAGCGTGCAGTTGGCGTATCTTTCGGATTACACGCGCTTCGAAAACCTGAGCACAGGCGATTACAGCGGCTACTAA